A stretch of DNA from Alicyclobacillus acidocaldarius subsp. acidocaldarius Tc-4-1:
AACAGTGAACTTATCCACAAAGTTATCAACAGGCTGTGCATGAAGACTGCGGCGAGATCGACGGGTTGTCCACATATCCACCGCGCTGATCATGATCACGACGATGATCAGGATCCTTCCTTACTTCTCCTGCTGATCCTGATGCAACGTCCGCGATGAAATCCGACGCTGCTCTGCACAGGGAAGGGAGTCGACGCATGGAATTCTCACTGCAAAAGCAGGCGCTCTTGAACGCCCTGCAGATTGTCTCCAAGGCCGTGGCTGTGCGAACCCCCAAACAGGTGCTGATGGGCATCCTGATCGAGGTTCACGAGGACGAGATCGTCGCAACCGCCTATGATCTCGAACTCGCGATTCAGACGCGTGTACCGGTCGGTGACGAAACCGGACTCCGCGTGCATCAAACGGGCGCCATCGTCCTGCCCGCTCGATATTTCGGCGACATTGTGCGCAAGCTCCCCGACACGGAAATTCATATACGCGTCGACGCCAACTATATGACGGAAATCTCCGCGCAAAGCGTGGAATTTCACCTTCATGGCATCGATGCCGAGGAGTTCCCCGAATTGCCGAGCTTCATGGGCTATGAGAGTATGCAGATCCCTGCTACAACGTTGGGGCGGCTCATCGAATCCACCGTTTTCGCTGCGGCCACGTCGGAGGTCCGGCCGGTATTGACCGGCGTGTCGATCACGTCGGATCCCACGCACCTCACGTTCATCGCCACCGACGGCCTGCGGCTCGCCCAGCATCGCGTGCCCCAGGCGGATCTGCCCGAACGCCAGGTGGTTATCCCGGCAAAGTCGCTCTCCGAGTTGGCGAAGATCTTGCCGGAGGACGAGACGCCCGTGGAGATGGTCCTCACGCCGAGCCACGGCCTTTTTGTGGTCGGCTCGACGCGGTTTTACACTCGCCTCCTGGAGGGCACGTATCCCGACACTTCACGGCTGATTCCTCGCTCGGCGCGCACACAGGTGGTGCTGGACGGAGACGCGTTTCTTCACGCCATCGATCGCGCCGCACTCATCGCCCGCGACAAAGACAATCACATGGTGCGCCTCGAGGTGACGGGCGATACGCTCACGGTGACCTCGCATTCCCCGGAGGTCGGAAACGTCTCCGAGACGCTGAGCGCCCTGCGCAAGGAAGGCGAAGATCTGCAGATTGCGTTCAACGGGCGGTACGTGATCGAAGCCGTGCGCGCACTCGACGCCGCCGAGATCGCCATTCGATTCAACGGGGCGAATCAGGCCTTCGTCATCGAGCGAAGCGGCGATCCGTCCATGCTGCAGCTCATCTCGCCGATACTCTGGAGGTCGTGATGGACGTTCACATTCGAGGAGAGCACATCACATTGGGTCAACTGTTAAAAAAGGTGAGAATCGTGGCCTCGGGCGGCGAGGTCAAGTCGTTTCTCGCCGAAGGGCGCGTGCGCGTCAACGGGGCCACGGAGACGCGGCGCGGCAGGAAACTGCGCGACGGCGACGAGATCGAAGTGGAAGGCGCGGTGTATCGCGTGGTGAGCGAATCGGATGGACATCCGGCGCGTTGAACTCCACGACTTTCGCAACTATGCGAAGGCCGAGATCGAATTGTCGCCAGGGGTGAACGTGCTCGTCGGCGAGAACGGCCAGGGAAAGACGAACGCGTTGGAAGCCATGCTGCTCATCGCTGTGGGCAAGTCACACAGGGCGCATCGGGATCGCGACCTCATCCGCTGGGAACAGGACCGCGCGCGTATCCTGTTGGAGGTCTCGACGCGGTACGGAGACCGGCGCCTGATGCTGGAACTGGGGCCGGAGGGGCGCAGGGCGTTCGCCAATGGCGTTCAGGTGGGGCGGATGACCGAGTTTGTCGGCCAAGTGCAGGTGGTGCTCTTCGCGCCGGAGGATCTCGATCTCGTGAAGGGTAGTCCGCGCGTCCGGCGCAGGTTTCTCGACACGGAACTTGGGCAGCTGGAGCCCTTGTACCTTCACCACCTGAGCCTCTACAATCGCGCGCTTTTGCAGCGAAACCGTTGGCTGAAGACCGCTTCGCTGTCCCCGGACGACGACGTGCTCGCCACGTTCGACCATCAGATTGCGTTTCATGGTGCGCATGTGATTCACCGGCGCCTACGGTTTCTCGCGCGGTTGCGCACATACGCCGCCCGCATCTACAGCGACATCGCGAGCGGCCGGGAGGAGTTTGCGCTCTCGTACCGAAGTTCCGTTTCCGGCGTCGAGGAAGACATGGGCGTCGAAGACATGACAGAAATCTTACAGCGCGCGCTCCAGAAAAACCGGGCGCAGGATCTGCGCTTGGGCACCACGAGCGTCGGTCCTCACCGGGACGACGTGCTGCTCTTTCTCGACGGCCGAGAAGTCCACACGGCGGCCAGTCAGGGACAGCAGCGGACCATAGCGTTGTCGCTTCGGCTCGCCGAGATCGACTTCATGCGCGAGGAGCTCGGCGAGTATCCCGTGTTGTTGCTGGATGACGTCCTGTCCGAACTCGACGATCTCCGCCAGCGCAACCTCGTACTGGGCATGAGCCGCAAGGTGCAGACGGTCATCACCACGACCAGCCTCAATCGGCTGGGCCAGGAGCTGGACGATTTCCGGCTGTTCCGAGTTTGTTCTGGTATAATAGCCGAAGAACGCGTCTGAAGTGCGGAAAACTCGGCGATCCTGAGAGGATGGGCGCCGAGCCGCTTTTTGTTGTGTTCTGAGGCGGAGGGAACTTCTTTGGCGGATCGAATACCGGAACAGGTTTACGACGAGTCGCAAATTGAAGTCCTGGAAGGGCTCCAGGCTGTGCGCAAGCGGCCTGGCATGTATATCGGCTCGACGAGCGCGAAGGGGCTGCACCACCTGGTGTGGGAGATTGTTGACAACGCCGTCGATGAAGCGCTCGCCGGGCGATGCACGCGCATCGTGGTGCAGGTCCACCCGGACAACAGCGTGACCGTCATAGACAACGGGGCCGGGTTTCCCGTGGGCATTCACCCGAAGACCGGAAGGCCCGCGGTCGAGACGGTCCTGACCACGCTGCACGCGGGCGGCAAGTTCGGTGGAAAAGGATACAAGGTTTCGGGCGGTCTGCACGGTGTGGGTGCCTCCGTGGTGAACGCGCTGTCGGAGTGGATGCGCGTCGAAGTGCATCGCGATGGCCGCATTTATGTGCAGGAGTACGAGCGCGGCACGCCGCTCTACGACCTGAAGGTCATAGGCACGACGGACAAGACGGGGACGAAGGTCTCGTTCAAGCCGGATCCCGAGATCTTCACGGAGACCACGGTGTTCTCGGCCGAGACACTCATGAACCGTCTACGCGAACTCGCCTTCCTCAACGCAGGCCTGGAAATTGTGTTTGAGGACGAGCGGGAGGGCGGCAAGCGCGCGGTCTTCAAGTACGACGGGGGTGTCGCAGAGTTCGTCCGCTGGCTGAATCAGTCGAAGGACGTGCTGTTTGATGATCCCATCTACGTCTCAGCGGTGAAGGACGACGTGGCGGTCGAGATCGCCCTCCAGTACAACGACGGGTATACGGCGACGGTCTACTCGTTCGCGAACAACATCAACACGGCGGAGGGCGGCACGCACGAGGCCGGCTTCAAGAGCGCACTCACGCGCGTGATCAACGACTACGCTCGGCGATACGGCTTCTTGAAGTCAAACGACAACAGCATGACGGGCGACGACGTCCGCGAGGGGCTGACCGCCGTGGTGAGCGTCAAGGTTCCGGAGCCCCAGTTCGAGGGCCAGACCAAGACGAAGCTCGGCAACAGCGAGGTCCGCGGCATCGTCGAGACGCTGTTTGCCGAACGGATGCAGATGTTCCTTGAGGAAAACCCGTCCATCGCGCGGAAGATTGTGGACAAGTGCATTCTCGCGGCGAGGGCGCGCGAGGCGGCAAGGCGCGCGCGCGAGTTGACGCGCAGCAAGAAGATGGACGTGACGAGCCTCCCTGGCAAGCTGACCGACTGCAGCTCGAAGGATCCGGAGCGGTCCGAGCTGTTTCTCGTCGAGGGAGATTCCGCGGGCGGATCGGCCAAGATGGGGCGAGATCCGCAGACGCAGGCCATTCTGCCGCTGCGCGGGAAGATCATCAACGTGGAAAAGGCTCGCCTGGACAAGGTGCTGGCGAACGAGGAGATCCGCGCCATCATCACCGCGTGCGGGACGGGCATTGGCGACGACTTCGACATCTCGAAGGCCCGGTATCACAAGATTGTCATCATGACGGATGCGGATCACGACGGGAGCCACATTCGCATTCTGTTGCTCACGCTCTTCTACCGGTTCATGCGGCCGCTCATCGACGCGGGCTACATCTACATCGCCCAGCCCCCGCTTTACAAGATCGAGAAGGGCAAAGTGGTGCGGTACGCCTATTCCGATGCCCAGCTCGAGCAGATTTTGCAGGAGATGGGCCGTGAAGGCGTGCGGCTGCAGCGGTACAAGGGGCTCGGCGAGATGAACGCCGATCAGCTCTGGGAGACGACCATGGATCCGGAGTCGCGCACGCTGCTTCGCGTCACGATGGAGGATGCGATGGACGCGGACATGATCTTCAGCATCCTCATGGGGGACAAGGTCGAGCCGCGGCGGGATTTCATCGCGGAACACGCGCGATTTGTCCGCAATTTGGACGTCTGACACGGACACACGGGCGACGCTTGGCCCGGGTGGAACCAGATGAGAGGTGGCATGCATGGCAGACGAGAGCAGCTCTCGCGGCATTTTGCCGGTGGACATCAGCCAAGAGCTGCGCAATTCGTTTCTTGATTACGCGATGAGCGTCATCGTCGCCCGGGCCATTCCGGACGTGCGCGACGGCCTAAAGCCTGTGCATCGGCGCATCCTGTACGCGATGTACGAGGCAGGCATGACGCCGGACAAGCCGTACAAGAAGTCGTCGCGCATCGTCGGCGACGTGCTGGGTAAGTTCCACCCGCACGGCGACGCCGCGGTGTACGAGGCCTTGGTGCGGCTGGCGCAGGATTTTTCGACGCGATATCCGCTCATCGACGGGCACGGGAACTTCGGATCCATCGATGGCGATACGGCTGCGGCCATGAGGTACACCGAGTCGCGCATGTCCGCCATCGCGCTTGAACTCCTGCGGGACATCAACAAGGAGACGGTCGACTTCATTCCCAACTACGACGAGCAGGAAGAAGAGCCCGTCGTCCTGCCGTCCCGCTTCCCGAACCTTCTTGTCAACGGATCGAGCGGTATCGCCGTCGGCATGGCGACGAACATCCCGCCGCACAACCTGCGCGAGGTGATCGACGGCGTCGTCATGCTGATCGACCGTCCGGACGCGACGCTCGACGACCTGATGACGGTCATCAAGGGCCCGGACTTCCCGACGGGCGGCGTCATTTTAGGCCGCGAGGGGATTCGAAAGGCCTATGAGACGGGCCGAGGCTCCATCACCGTGCGCGCGGTCACCCATTTCGAGGAGCTCTCCGGCGGCAAGACGCGCATCGTGGTGACAGAGATCCCGTACCAGCAGAACAAGGCGCGCATCGTGGAAAAAATTGCGGAGCTCGCGCGCGAGAAGAAGATCGACGGCATCACGGATCTTCGCGACGAGAGCGATCGGCGCGGCATGCGCGTCGTGATCGAGCTGCGCCGCGACGTGCGCCCACAGGTTGTACTGAACAACCTGTTCAAGCACACGGCCCTGCAGACGAGCTTCGGCGTCATCAATCTGGCGCTGGTGAACGGCGAGCCGAAGGTACTCACGCTTCGCGAGACGCTCGAGCACTATCTGAATCACCAGCGGGACGTCGTCCGCCGCAGGACGCAGTACGATCTCGCCAAAGCCGAGGCACGGGCCCACATCCTGGAAGGTCTGCGTATCGCGCTCGATCACCTGGACGAGGTCATCTCGCTCATCCGCAGCTCGCGCACCGTCGACGAGGCGCGCCAGGGACTCATCTCGACATTCGGGCTGTCGGAGGAGCAGGCCCAGGCCATCCTGGACATGCGCCTGCAGCGGCTGACGGGCCTCGAGCGGGAGAAGATTGAGGCGGAGTATCAGGAGTTGCAGCAGCGCATCGCCGAGCTCAAAGCCATCCTCGCAGATCCGAAGCTCCTAGACGGCGTGATCCGGCAGGAGATCCTGGAGATCAAGGAGCGGTTCGGCGACGAGCGTCGCACGCGCATCGTGAACGCCGAGGGCGACATTAGCGAAGAGGATCTCATCCCGGTGCACGATGTCGTGATTGCCCTGACGCACCGCGGCTACATCAAGCGGCTGCCGCTCTCCACGTACCACAGCCAGCGCCGCGGCGGGCGAGGCATGACGCTCATCAACGCCCACGAGGAAGACTTCGTCACCGGGCTGCACGTGACGTCGACGCACGATTACCTGCTCTTCTTCACGAATCGCGGCCGCATGTATGCCATCAAGGCCTACGACGTGCCGGAATTTAGCCGGCAGGCGCGCGGAACGCCAATCGTGAACCTGCTCAACATCGAGCAGGGCGAGAAGGTCACCGCGATGATCCCGGTCAAGTCGCTCGATCCGGCCGAGATCGGCGACACGTACCTGTTCTTTGCCACG
This window harbors:
- the recF gene encoding DNA replication/repair protein RecF (All proteins in this family for which functions are known are DNA-binding proteins that assist the filamentation of RecA onto DNA for the initiation of recombination or recombinational repair.), whose translation is MDIRRVELHDFRNYAKAEIELSPGVNVLVGENGQGKTNALEAMLLIAVGKSHRAHRDRDLIRWEQDRARILLEVSTRYGDRRLMLELGPEGRRAFANGVQVGRMTEFVGQVQVVLFAPEDLDLVKGSPRVRRRFLDTELGQLEPLYLHHLSLYNRALLQRNRWLKTASLSPDDDVLATFDHQIAFHGAHVIHRRLRFLARLRTYAARIYSDIASGREEFALSYRSSVSGVEEDMGVEDMTEILQRALQKNRAQDLRLGTTSVGPHRDDVLLFLDGREVHTAASQGQQRTIALSLRLAEIDFMREELGEYPVLLLDDVLSELDDLRQRNLVLGMSRKVQTVITTTSLNRLGQELDDFRLFRVCSGIIAEERV
- the dnaN gene encoding DNA polymerase III subunit beta, which gives rise to MEFSLQKQALLNALQIVSKAVAVRTPKQVLMGILIEVHEDEIVATAYDLELAIQTRVPVGDETGLRVHQTGAIVLPARYFGDIVRKLPDTEIHIRVDANYMTEISAQSVEFHLHGIDAEEFPELPSFMGYESMQIPATTLGRLIESTVFAAATSEVRPVLTGVSITSDPTHLTFIATDGLRLAQHRVPQADLPERQVVIPAKSLSELAKILPEDETPVEMVLTPSHGLFVVGSTRFYTRLLEGTYPDTSRLIPRSARTQVVLDGDAFLHAIDRAALIARDKDNHMVRLEVTGDTLTVTSHSPEVGNVSETLSALRKEGEDLQIAFNGRYVIEAVRALDAAEIAIRFNGANQAFVIERSGDPSMLQLISPILWRS
- the gyrB gene encoding DNA topoisomerase (ATP-hydrolyzing) subunit B; this translates as MADRIPEQVYDESQIEVLEGLQAVRKRPGMYIGSTSAKGLHHLVWEIVDNAVDEALAGRCTRIVVQVHPDNSVTVIDNGAGFPVGIHPKTGRPAVETVLTTLHAGGKFGGKGYKVSGGLHGVGASVVNALSEWMRVEVHRDGRIYVQEYERGTPLYDLKVIGTTDKTGTKVSFKPDPEIFTETTVFSAETLMNRLRELAFLNAGLEIVFEDEREGGKRAVFKYDGGVAEFVRWLNQSKDVLFDDPIYVSAVKDDVAVEIALQYNDGYTATVYSFANNINTAEGGTHEAGFKSALTRVINDYARRYGFLKSNDNSMTGDDVREGLTAVVSVKVPEPQFEGQTKTKLGNSEVRGIVETLFAERMQMFLEENPSIARKIVDKCILAARAREAARRARELTRSKKMDVTSLPGKLTDCSSKDPERSELFLVEGDSAGGSAKMGRDPQTQAILPLRGKIINVEKARLDKVLANEEIRAIITACGTGIGDDFDISKARYHKIVIMTDADHDGSHIRILLLTLFYRFMRPLIDAGYIYIAQPPLYKIEKGKVVRYAYSDAQLEQILQEMGREGVRLQRYKGLGEMNADQLWETTMDPESRTLLRVTMEDAMDADMIFSILMGDKVEPRRDFIAEHARFVRNLDV
- the yaaA gene encoding S4 domain-containing protein YaaA, with translation MDVHIRGEHITLGQLLKKVRIVASGGEVKSFLAEGRVRVNGATETRRGRKLRDGDEIEVEGAVYRVVSESDGHPAR
- the gyrA gene encoding DNA gyrase subunit A; translated protein: MADESSSRGILPVDISQELRNSFLDYAMSVIVARAIPDVRDGLKPVHRRILYAMYEAGMTPDKPYKKSSRIVGDVLGKFHPHGDAAVYEALVRLAQDFSTRYPLIDGHGNFGSIDGDTAAAMRYTESRMSAIALELLRDINKETVDFIPNYDEQEEEPVVLPSRFPNLLVNGSSGIAVGMATNIPPHNLREVIDGVVMLIDRPDATLDDLMTVIKGPDFPTGGVILGREGIRKAYETGRGSITVRAVTHFEELSGGKTRIVVTEIPYQQNKARIVEKIAELAREKKIDGITDLRDESDRRGMRVVIELRRDVRPQVVLNNLFKHTALQTSFGVINLALVNGEPKVLTLRETLEHYLNHQRDVVRRRTQYDLAKAEARAHILEGLRIALDHLDEVISLIRSSRTVDEARQGLISTFGLSEEQAQAILDMRLQRLTGLEREKIEAEYQELQQRIAELKAILADPKLLDGVIRQEILEIKERFGDERRTRIVNAEGDISEEDLIPVHDVVIALTHRGYIKRLPLSTYHSQRRGGRGMTLINAHEEDFVTGLHVTSTHDYLLFFTNRGRMYAIKAYDVPEFSRQARGTPIVNLLNIEQGEKVTAMIPVKSLDPAEIGDTYLFFATRQGIVKKTPLAEYSNVRKNGLIAINLRDDDDLVGVKLTDGTKEIMMVTRNGLAIRFPETDVRPMGRAATGVKGISLSEGDEVIAMDVAEDDHDVLVVTSRGYGKRTPVSEYRAQSRGGKGIKTLNCTPKNGHAIEMCMVTEDDDVMIVTQAGVAIRIHVRDVSTLSRNTQGVRLINVDEGVEVASVSRVVKDDEDSEP